From the genome of Haemophilus parainfluenzae, one region includes:
- a CDS encoding NupC/NupG family nucleoside CNT transporter, whose amino-acid sequence MGILGSVLGIVVLLIIAVLFSNNRKAINLRTVLGALAIQIGFAALILYVPFGRDALQATANGVSNVIAYGNEGINFVFGGLADPSNAGFIFAVKVLPIIVFFSGLISVLYYLGIMQVVIKVIGGALQAALGTSKAESMSAAANIFVGQTEAPLVVRPYIKNMTQSELFAIMAGGTASIAGSVMAGYAGMGVPLTYLIAASFMAAPAGLLFAKILFPQTEQFNDKQPETDDSEKPTNVLEAMAGGASAGMQLALNVGAMLIAFVGLIALINGILGGVGGWFGYGDLTLQSIFGWIFKPLAYLIGVSWDESAIAGQMIGMKLAVNEFVGYLEFAKYLQPDTAVVLSEKTKAIITFALCGFANFSSIAILIGGIGGMAPNRRGDVARLGLKAVVAGTLANLMSATIAGLFIELSGVAM is encoded by the coding sequence ATGGGTATTTTAGGTAGCGTTTTAGGCATTGTCGTATTACTGATCATTGCCGTATTATTTTCAAATAATCGTAAGGCGATTAATTTACGTACTGTATTAGGGGCTTTGGCGATCCAAATCGGATTTGCGGCCCTTATTTTGTATGTGCCGTTTGGCCGCGATGCATTACAAGCGACAGCAAATGGTGTATCAAATGTTATCGCTTATGGTAATGAAGGGATTAACTTCGTCTTTGGTGGCTTAGCAGATCCTTCAAATGCCGGCTTTATCTTTGCGGTGAAAGTGTTACCAATCATCGTCTTTTTCTCTGGTTTAATTTCTGTGCTTTACTATTTAGGCATCATGCAAGTGGTCATCAAAGTGATTGGTGGTGCATTGCAAGCTGCGTTAGGTACATCTAAAGCAGAATCAATGTCTGCAGCCGCGAATATCTTCGTTGGTCAAACTGAAGCACCTTTAGTGGTTCGCCCTTACATTAAAAATATGACCCAATCTGAATTGTTCGCTATTATGGCGGGTGGTACAGCTTCTATCGCGGGTTCAGTAATGGCAGGTTATGCAGGAATGGGCGTACCATTGACTTACTTAATCGCAGCATCTTTCATGGCTGCACCAGCAGGTTTATTATTTGCGAAAATTTTATTCCCACAAACTGAACAATTTAACGATAAACAACCTGAAACGGATGATAGCGAAAAACCAACCAACGTGCTTGAAGCCATGGCAGGTGGTGCGAGTGCAGGTATGCAATTAGCGTTAAACGTAGGTGCGATGTTAATCGCATTCGTGGGTTTAATCGCTTTAATTAACGGTATCTTAGGTGGCGTAGGCGGCTGGTTCGGTTACGGTGATTTAACATTACAATCAATCTTTGGTTGGATCTTCAAACCATTAGCTTACTTAATCGGTGTATCTTGGGATGAATCTGCCATCGCCGGTCAAATGATTGGTATGAAATTAGCTGTTAACGAATTCGTGGGTTACTTAGAGTTCGCGAAATACTTACAACCAGATACAGCAGTTGTATTAAGTGAAAAAACTAAAGCCATCATTACTTTCGCATTATGTGGTTTTGCTAACTTCAGCTCTATCGCAATCTTAATCGGCGGTATCGGTGGTATGGCACCAAATCGTCGTGGTGATGTGGCTCGCTTAGGTTTAAAAGCAGTTGTAGCGGGTACATTAGCTAACTTAATGAGTGCGACTATCGCAGGTTTATTCATCGAGTTAAGCGGCGTAGCAATGTAA
- the deoD gene encoding purine-nucleoside phosphorylase, with protein sequence MTPHINAPEGAFADVVLMPGDPLRAKYIAETFLENAKEVTNVRNMLGYTGTYKGRRISVMGHGMGIPSCSIYAKELITEYGVKKIIRVGSCGAVRMDVKVRDVIIGLGACTDSKVNRIRFKDNDFAAIADFDMAQAAVQAAKEKGKQVRVGNLFSADLFYTPDFEMFDVMEKYGILGVEMEAAGIYGVAAEYGAKALCICTVSDHIRTHEQTTAEERQLTFNDMIEIALESVLIGDKA encoded by the coding sequence ATGACTCCACATATTAACGCTCCTGAAGGCGCATTTGCAGATGTTGTATTAATGCCAGGCGATCCGCTTCGTGCAAAATATATTGCTGAAACATTCTTAGAAAATGCGAAAGAAGTGACTAACGTTCGCAATATGTTGGGTTATACCGGTACTTATAAAGGTCGTCGTATCTCTGTTATGGGTCACGGTATGGGTATCCCATCTTGCTCAATTTATGCGAAAGAATTAATTACTGAATACGGCGTGAAAAAAATCATCCGTGTTGGTTCTTGTGGTGCCGTACGTATGGACGTTAAAGTACGTGATGTTATTATCGGCCTTGGTGCATGTACTGATTCAAAAGTAAACCGTATCCGTTTCAAAGATAACGATTTTGCTGCAATTGCTGATTTTGATATGGCACAAGCAGCGGTTCAAGCAGCGAAAGAAAAAGGTAAGCAAGTTCGCGTAGGAAATCTTTTCTCTGCAGACCTATTCTACACGCCAGATTTCGAAATGTTTGATGTGATGGAAAAATACGGCATCTTAGGCGTAGAAATGGAAGCAGCTGGTATCTATGGCGTAGCAGCAGAATATGGTGCAAAAGCACTTTGTATCTGTACCGTTTCAGACCATATTCGTACACACGAACAAACTACTGCAGAAGAACGTCAATTAACCTTCAATGATATGATTGAAATTGCGTTAGAGTCTGTATTAATTGGTGATAAAGCATAA